The following are from one region of the Thermofilum sp. genome:
- the iolM gene encoding scyllo-inosose 3-dehydrogenase: protein MANMRAALVSADFAPRPGYKLSQDELRTRKVREGSMVWKNPKLVLRTDYPIPEPRPDEVLIRVKAVGICGSDVHFLETDEDGYILYPGLTKFPVVIGHEFSGVVEKVGTNVKTLKPGDMVTSEEMFWCGECDACRSVDFNHCTRLNDPADLEFGELGFTHDGAMADYVVVKAKYVWKIDSLLERYGSEDKAFEAGSLVEPTSVAYHAMFTRAGGFKPGAYVVVWGAGPIGLAAIALAKAAGSGKIIVFEVSPVRRELAKKVGADYVFNPVELRKNGVEPWEKIMEVTGGSGAEMHVEAAGAPEHTLPQMQKSLAIDGKIAWIGRAPKEVPIYLEVFQVRRSQLFGSQGHSGFGNFRNVIRLMAAGRIDMTQVITSRFSLDDVYKAFERAHQRIDGKITIKP, encoded by the coding sequence ATGGCAAATATGAGAGCCGCTTTAGTTAGCGCTGACTTTGCTCCCAGACCGGGTTACAAGCTCAGCCAGGATGAGCTGAGGACTAGGAAAGTCAGAGAAGGCAGCATGGTGTGGAAGAACCCGAAACTCGTTCTGAGGACGGACTACCCTATCCCCGAGCCTCGACCTGACGAGGTTCTGATCAGAGTTAAAGCTGTCGGGATCTGCGGCAGCGATGTTCACTTCCTGGAGACTGACGAGGACGGGTACATTCTCTACCCGGGGCTGACGAAGTTCCCCGTAGTGATCGGCCACGAGTTCAGCGGGGTAGTAGAGAAAGTAGGAACGAACGTGAAGACGCTGAAGCCTGGCGACATGGTGACTTCCGAGGAGATGTTCTGGTGTGGAGAGTGTGACGCATGCCGCAGCGTGGACTTCAACCACTGCACCCGCCTGAACGACCCGGCTGACCTGGAGTTCGGGGAGCTCGGGTTTACGCACGACGGCGCTATGGCCGACTACGTGGTCGTTAAGGCGAAGTACGTTTGGAAGATAGACTCGCTCCTCGAAAGGTACGGCAGCGAAGACAAAGCGTTCGAGGCAGGGAGCCTCGTGGAGCCGACGAGCGTAGCTTACCACGCAATGTTCACGAGAGCCGGAGGGTTCAAGCCGGGCGCCTACGTGGTGGTTTGGGGGGCTGGCCCCATCGGTCTGGCGGCTATCGCGCTGGCGAAAGCCGCAGGTTCCGGTAAAATCATTGTCTTCGAGGTGAGCCCGGTGAGAAGAGAACTGGCGAAGAAGGTGGGTGCCGACTACGTTTTCAACCCTGTTGAGCTCAGAAAGAATGGCGTAGAACCCTGGGAGAAGATCATGGAGGTTACGGGGGGCTCCGGTGCGGAGATGCACGTCGAGGCCGCTGGAGCACCGGAGCACACTCTGCCGCAGATGCAGAAAAGCCTCGCTATAGATGGTAAGATCGCTTGGATCGGTAGGGCTCCGAAAGAAGTGCCTATCTACCTCGAGGTCTTCCAGGTGCGGAGGAGCCAGCTCTTCGGGAGCCAGGGCCACTCGGGCTTCGGGAATTTCAGAAACGTGATCAGGCTCATGGCTGCAGGCAGGATAGATATGACCCAGGTGATAACCTCCCGGTTCAGCTTGGACGACGTCTACAAGGCTTTCGAGAGAGCGCACCAGAGGATTGATGGAAAGATAACTATTAAGCCATGA
- a CDS encoding sugar phosphate isomerase/epimerase family protein encodes MIGPFKVSMVATPVRAKFEAVVQETFARVVDLLKELQFDGVEVSVLEPEELLEAAKLARDRGLEIPAVGTGLNFLHYGLSLTHPDPGVREKALAKLKKLVDAASSAEAGGVIVGLIRGKGEEAPSLEKARELLHASLQDLCRYAALTGVKIFLEPLNRYESKLVNTVAEGLAVIEEVGCENLLLLLDTFHMNIEERVIEDSIRLAGGKIGHFHIADSNRLAPGLGHLDFASILHALSDTGYAGYVSAEVVVKPDLETAARLTINTVRIAAVGLTVYLDHA; translated from the coding sequence ATGATTGGGCCTTTCAAAGTCTCAATGGTAGCGACGCCGGTAAGGGCGAAGTTCGAGGCTGTGGTTCAGGAGACGTTCGCCAGAGTAGTTGACCTCCTGAAAGAGCTCCAGTTCGACGGTGTTGAAGTATCTGTACTCGAGCCTGAGGAGCTCTTGGAGGCAGCGAAGCTCGCGCGCGATAGAGGCTTAGAGATCCCCGCCGTAGGAACGGGTCTCAACTTCCTGCACTACGGCCTAAGCCTAACGCATCCCGACCCCGGCGTCCGGGAGAAGGCTCTCGCCAAGCTGAAAAAACTAGTCGATGCTGCTTCATCGGCAGAGGCTGGAGGAGTTATCGTAGGCCTGATCAGGGGCAAGGGGGAGGAAGCCCCGAGCTTGGAGAAAGCTCGAGAACTGCTCCACGCCTCACTGCAGGACCTTTGCAGGTACGCTGCGCTGACCGGGGTGAAGATCTTCCTGGAACCGCTCAACCGCTACGAGAGCAAGCTGGTCAACACTGTTGCAGAAGGTCTAGCGGTGATCGAGGAAGTGGGTTGCGAGAACCTGCTCCTCCTACTCGATACTTTCCACATGAACATCGAGGAGAGAGTTATCGAGGACTCTATCAGGCTGGCGGGCGGCAAGATAGGCCACTTCCACATCGCGGACAGCAACCGCCTAGCACCCGGCCTCGGGCATCTGGACTTCGCCAGCATCCTGCACGCGCTGAGCGACACAGGCTACGCTGGCTACGTTTCGGCTGAAGTCGTAGTGAAACCCGATCTCGAAACCGCGGCACGCCTCACGATAAACACCGTGCGTATCGCCGCCGTAGGCTTAACGGTTTACCTCGACCACGCCTAG
- a CDS encoding Nre family DNA repair protein, translated as MLTRRSPELCTSCKGSRRLCGLPECPILVKIREQLKLEKLQGLRELQSATPPSVLVGEHGYPHVRVGANLPLSDESEPALFEDPSSWWGKLSLYEIVRLRAKLVFSYEVVHVGSAAAAALEAVREAAASVKPVDSEAFFRKPPVFRLRFDPLLKPVGLSGHVEKLQLASNPSIPRRVDSLAEDRVKARRALIELYSYGFDVYYLQRLLTSGLLGVEKRLVPTRWAITAVDKTLGDYLLGRVRGYPEISEYEVYHSSYIGNRYVILLMPGSWAMEMVEVWMPHSVWVPSERAHIYAIHEWSDGRASGEDGGYQAIRFAVLENLARRGKQAACLAIREITPEYFAPVGNWQIREGVRNALRGSPLRARTLEEALQEVSQLTLTPISEILSRSVLLRSLRAQRSLLEFFATS; from the coding sequence GTGTTAACCCGGAGGTCCCCAGAGCTGTGCACGTCCTGCAAAGGGTCTAGGAGGCTCTGCGGCCTACCCGAGTGCCCCATCCTCGTGAAGATACGGGAGCAGCTCAAGCTCGAGAAGCTGCAGGGGCTGAGAGAGCTGCAGTCGGCAACCCCGCCCTCCGTTCTCGTCGGGGAGCACGGCTACCCTCACGTGCGGGTGGGCGCGAACCTACCCCTCTCGGACGAAAGTGAGCCAGCCCTCTTCGAGGATCCCAGCTCGTGGTGGGGTAAGCTAAGCCTCTACGAGATCGTCAGGCTCAGGGCGAAGCTCGTCTTCTCGTACGAAGTGGTTCACGTGGGCAGCGCGGCGGCAGCAGCTCTGGAAGCTGTCCGGGAGGCGGCTGCGTCGGTGAAGCCCGTGGACTCGGAGGCTTTCTTCCGGAAGCCTCCCGTGTTCAGGCTGCGGTTCGACCCTCTCCTGAAGCCCGTAGGACTTTCGGGGCATGTCGAGAAGCTGCAGCTCGCTAGTAACCCTTCCATACCCAGGCGCGTGGACTCGCTCGCCGAGGACCGCGTGAAGGCGAGGCGAGCTCTAATCGAGCTTTACAGCTACGGCTTCGACGTGTACTACCTTCAGCGCCTCCTCACTTCAGGGCTCCTGGGGGTTGAGAAGAGGCTGGTACCGACGAGGTGGGCGATCACTGCTGTTGATAAAACCCTGGGCGACTACCTCCTCGGAAGAGTCAGAGGCTACCCCGAAATCTCGGAGTACGAGGTTTACCACTCCAGCTACATCGGGAACAGGTACGTAATCCTCCTGATGCCGGGGAGCTGGGCAATGGAGATGGTGGAAGTCTGGATGCCGCACAGCGTGTGGGTGCCGAGCGAGAGAGCCCACATTTACGCGATTCACGAGTGGAGCGACGGAAGGGCTTCGGGGGAGGATGGCGGCTACCAGGCGATCAGATTCGCAGTCCTCGAGAACCTTGCGAGGAGGGGGAAGCAGGCAGCGTGCTTAGCCATAAGGGAGATCACACCTGAGTACTTCGCTCCGGTCGGAAACTGGCAGATAAGAGAGGGGGTGAGAAACGCGCTGAGGGGCAGCCCCCTGAGGGCGCGCACCCTCGAGGAGGCGCTGCAAGAGGTGAGTCAGCTCACACTCACTCCTATCAGCGAGATACTCAGCCGAAGCGTGCTGCTCAGAAGCCTCAGAGCCCAGAGGAGCCTGCTCGAGTTCTTCGCCACCAGCTGA
- a CDS encoding RNA 2'-phosphotransferase, whose amino-acid sequence MKPIYRCRRCGVLTEEELHCRTPAELVLEGDRRERLSKLMSGALRHFPKALGLHIDEEGFTAVSQLAAALRSVKGFEWVTENHVRAVAAMDPKGRFELAGEAIRARYGHSLRVRIRYAEEYPSTPLTPWRRLCTR is encoded by the coding sequence ATGAAGCCGATCTACCGCTGCCGCAGGTGCGGTGTCCTCACAGAGGAGGAGTTGCACTGCAGAACTCCAGCCGAGCTAGTTCTCGAGGGGGACAGGCGGGAGAGACTGAGCAAGCTTATGAGCGGCGCGCTCAGGCACTTCCCCAAGGCGCTGGGGCTCCACATCGACGAGGAGGGTTTCACAGCCGTGAGCCAGCTCGCCGCCGCACTGAGGAGCGTAAAAGGCTTTGAGTGGGTGACTGAGAACCACGTGCGAGCTGTAGCTGCGATGGACCCTAAAGGGCGCTTCGAGCTAGCCGGCGAGGCGATACGAGCCCGATACGGGCACTCTCTTCGCGTCAGGATAAGGTACGCAGAGGAGTACCCCTCCACACCACTCACCCCGTGGCGAAGGCTGTGTACACGGTGA
- a CDS encoding aldo/keto reductase has translation MEKKYFPKLGMSLPALGMGTWGIGGGFWSPDRSRDEEWIAILRRGIELGASLIDTAEMYGGGHSEELVGEAVKAFPREEVFIVTKVWPTHARYDDVLKSAEASMKRLGTHIDLYLIHWPPTDTPLCETMRALEAVVARGIARFIGVSNFSLELIEEARACLSREDVAAVENKFSLLDRGDEETVVPYTEREGMLYIAYSPLEEGELAKNRFLAQIGAKYRKTAAQVALNWLLRFPSVVPIPKAGSIWHLEENIGSAGWRLSDEDWRLISEQFRRLPA, from the coding sequence GTGGAAAAGAAGTACTTCCCGAAGCTCGGGATGAGCCTCCCGGCTCTCGGAATGGGGACGTGGGGTATCGGTGGAGGGTTCTGGAGCCCTGATAGGAGCAGGGACGAGGAGTGGATCGCTATCCTGAGGAGGGGGATCGAGCTGGGGGCGTCTCTGATAGACACTGCCGAGATGTACGGAGGGGGGCACTCGGAGGAGCTTGTGGGCGAGGCTGTGAAGGCTTTTCCCAGGGAGGAGGTCTTCATCGTGACGAAAGTCTGGCCAACTCACGCGAGGTACGACGATGTGCTTAAGAGCGCTGAGGCGAGCATGAAGCGCCTCGGAACGCACATCGACCTCTACTTGATTCACTGGCCGCCTACGGATACTCCTCTCTGCGAGACCATGCGCGCTCTCGAAGCTGTCGTGGCGAGAGGTATCGCGAGGTTTATCGGTGTGAGCAACTTCAGCCTAGAGCTTATCGAGGAGGCGAGGGCCTGCCTGAGCAGGGAGGATGTTGCGGCTGTCGAGAACAAGTTCAGCCTCCTTGATAGAGGCGACGAGGAAACCGTTGTACCCTACACGGAGAGGGAGGGGATGCTCTACATCGCCTACTCCCCGCTAGAGGAGGGGGAGCTGGCCAAGAACCGTTTCCTGGCTCAGATCGGCGCGAAGTACCGTAAGACAGCCGCTCAGGTAGCTCTCAACTGGCTGCTGAGGTTCCCCTCCGTCGTGCCGATACCGAAGGCTGGAAGCATCTGGCACCTCGAGGAGAACATAGGCTCTGCCGGCTGGCGACTCAGCGATGAGGACTGGCGGCTGATCTCCGAGCAGTTCAGGCGGCTTCCCGCTTAG
- a CDS encoding thymidylate synthase, protein MRKDVAFINPESNVAVVTLWTKKEVVLEKLRELGVEERVHAVGTLYTAYGVNYLLHSLARNPRIDTLVVFGADLSDSGDALVGLFQGRPPPSLKLMWPLEVLKPLLEAVRVVDLREAFKRGDWAALREAVLESYKPGASRHVLGLELEEVKVDSWPLQAAGAYVVESDLLRAWVKLLDSVMRWGRVKPSEYGERQKQLLGALAVLRAEEALRSAVRLQAYIPAEELEKHARSLLEGARGASYSYGDRLRAHREAGDQLSTFIAKLSSSPATRRAVMLTWDFAADPASPDPPCLLLVQGDLTDRVYSQVAYFRSHDAFGAWPLNAYALLRLMEEVKMKLESETGESIRLGNLLIFSASLHVYEHDWPRARDLLEKNLEAALHAFVRDDKGDFLVRVEGGEIVLELRDPSGALAFSARGCSARDVLKKINLTPLMPSHAAYLGRELARAEHALKHGLAYTQDDSG, encoded by the coding sequence ATGCGCAAAGACGTCGCCTTCATCAACCCCGAGTCCAACGTCGCCGTGGTTACTCTTTGGACTAAGAAGGAGGTGGTCCTGGAGAAGCTTCGCGAGCTCGGCGTGGAGGAGCGTGTTCACGCGGTAGGCACGCTGTACACCGCCTACGGGGTGAACTACCTCCTGCACTCGCTAGCGCGCAACCCGAGGATCGACACGCTAGTTGTTTTCGGGGCAGACCTCTCGGATAGCGGTGACGCTCTAGTGGGCCTCTTCCAGGGGAGGCCCCCGCCCTCCCTGAAGCTCATGTGGCCTCTCGAGGTGCTGAAACCTCTCCTGGAAGCGGTTCGCGTGGTGGACCTCAGGGAAGCTTTCAAGCGCGGTGACTGGGCTGCACTGCGCGAGGCCGTGCTCGAGAGCTATAAGCCGGGCGCCTCCAGGCATGTGCTCGGCCTGGAGCTTGAGGAAGTTAAAGTGGATTCTTGGCCTCTGCAGGCGGCCGGGGCTTACGTCGTGGAGAGCGACCTGCTGAGGGCCTGGGTGAAGCTCCTCGACTCGGTAATGCGATGGGGCCGGGTCAAACCGTCCGAGTACGGTGAGAGGCAGAAGCAGCTGCTGGGCGCCCTGGCCGTCCTCAGGGCTGAGGAGGCGCTGCGCAGCGCCGTGAGGCTTCAAGCCTACATACCTGCTGAGGAGCTGGAGAAGCATGCGCGCAGCCTGCTGGAGGGGGCTCGCGGCGCATCGTACTCCTACGGGGATAGGCTGAGGGCGCACAGGGAGGCTGGCGACCAGCTGTCCACTTTCATCGCGAAGCTTTCCTCGAGCCCGGCCACCCGCCGCGCAGTGATGCTGACATGGGATTTCGCAGCCGACCCGGCCTCTCCCGACCCCCCGTGCCTGCTGCTCGTCCAGGGGGATCTCACAGACCGCGTGTACAGCCAGGTTGCGTACTTCAGGAGCCATGACGCGTTTGGCGCTTGGCCGCTGAACGCCTACGCTCTCCTGCGGCTAATGGAGGAAGTGAAGATGAAGCTAGAGTCGGAAACCGGTGAGAGCATCCGGCTGGGGAACTTGCTGATTTTCAGCGCCAGCTTGCACGTCTATGAGCACGACTGGCCGAGGGCTAGGGATCTGCTCGAGAAGAACCTCGAGGCAGCGCTCCACGCTTTCGTCAGAGACGATAAGGGCGACTTCCTCGTGAGGGTGGAGGGCGGCGAGATAGTACTCGAGCTCAGAGATCCTAGTGGAGCTCTCGCCTTCTCCGCGAGAGGATGCAGCGCGAGGGATGTGCTGAAAAAGATCAACCTAACCCCCTTGATGCCCAGCCACGCAGCCTACCTCGGACGCGAGTTGGCGAGAGCCGAGCACGCTCTGAAGCATGGGCTCGCGTACACTCAGGACGACTCAGGATAA
- a CDS encoding SufS family cysteine desulfurase produces the protein MLNSCAIRRDFPILEKKVHGKPLIYFDNAATSQRPVQVLEAVENFYRSMNANIGRSIHELALRATEAYEQSRKVVSAFIGALPEELVFTKNATESINLVAYSLLASGMLRQGDEIVVTRMEHHSNLLPWAAVARIAGAKLKVVDVDSEGRLLMDDFERKLSGKTKVVALTHVSNVTGVVNPVEEVCRIAHERGALCLVDGAQSVPHFPVDVKKLDADFLAFSGHKMLGPMGTGGLYIRGELAEKLEPPFPGGGAISLVDCTEDSCRAEWLSPPQKFEAGTPNVAGAVGLAAAVEYLRRVGMEEIAAHEKKLTERILSVLNDLGARVYGPLDTRDRAGVVSFTVEGFTPHELAQLLDVEGGIAVRSGHHCALPLVKRLGAPLGTVRASFYLYNTLEEVDAFQATLEKILKLVRS, from the coding sequence GTGCTGAACAGTTGCGCTATCCGGAGGGACTTCCCCATACTCGAGAAGAAAGTTCACGGAAAGCCTCTCATCTACTTCGATAACGCAGCCACGAGCCAGAGACCCGTCCAGGTGCTCGAGGCTGTAGAAAACTTCTACAGGAGCATGAACGCGAACATTGGGAGAAGCATCCACGAGCTAGCTTTGAGAGCTACCGAGGCTTACGAGCAGTCCAGGAAAGTGGTCTCCGCCTTCATAGGCGCGCTCCCCGAGGAGCTGGTTTTCACGAAGAACGCTACAGAGTCTATCAACTTGGTAGCTTACTCACTTCTCGCCAGCGGGATGCTCCGGCAGGGGGACGAGATCGTGGTCACGAGAATGGAGCACCACAGCAACCTCCTGCCCTGGGCGGCCGTGGCGAGGATAGCCGGGGCCAAGCTTAAGGTAGTTGACGTGGACAGCGAGGGTAGACTTCTCATGGATGATTTCGAGAGGAAGCTGAGCGGAAAGACTAAAGTTGTCGCGCTAACGCACGTGAGCAACGTCACAGGGGTTGTGAACCCCGTAGAGGAGGTGTGCAGAATCGCTCACGAGCGGGGAGCTCTCTGCCTGGTGGATGGGGCCCAGAGCGTGCCGCACTTCCCCGTAGACGTCAAGAAGCTGGACGCGGACTTCCTCGCCTTCTCGGGGCACAAGATGCTCGGACCCATGGGGACCGGAGGGCTCTATATCAGGGGGGAGCTAGCCGAGAAGCTCGAACCACCCTTCCCGGGAGGAGGAGCGATCTCGCTAGTCGACTGTACGGAAGATAGTTGTAGGGCAGAGTGGCTAAGCCCCCCGCAGAAGTTCGAAGCTGGCACACCCAACGTCGCGGGCGCTGTCGGCCTTGCTGCAGCTGTCGAGTACTTGAGGAGAGTAGGCATGGAGGAGATAGCGGCACACGAGAAGAAGCTGACCGAGAGGATCCTCTCCGTGCTCAACGATTTGGGGGCGAGAGTGTACGGACCTCTCGACACAAGGGACCGAGCAGGGGTCGTGAGCTTCACAGTGGAAGGCTTCACTCCTCACGAGCTGGCTCAGCTTCTCGACGTCGAGGGGGGTATTGCCGTCAGAAGCGGGCACCACTGCGCTCTACCCCTTGTTAAGCGCCTTGGGGCGCCCCTCGGAACTGTGAGGGCGAGCTTCTACCTTTACAACACTCTCGAGGAGGTTGACGCTTTCCAGGCCACGCTGGAGAAGATCCTCAAGCTCGTGCGCAGCTAG
- a CDS encoding phenylalanine--tRNA ligase subunit alpha: MHPGEHGAPIYLVERQRRIALEAVKRSVDVDELARKLGVPRENLMRDIEELRAKGLILVERVEEPALVLSEEGERYLREGLPERRVLEVLRRFRSLDRREVVARAAELGLKLTPQEAEIGLAQLAAAGAVSFAGSVVSLSEEERGERRVREVEEALEGLAGGFAPREDIAALLRRRRLAELKKRVKLVLRATEVLSKLASEGRILEARVVTELTPELISSGEWRRVVFKPFDLAAEPPTPFFGRKHPYLEFLDWVREILVSMGFEEMRGPHVELELWNFDALFQAQDHPAREIHDTYFIKGNLLGRCGDEELLERLARVHEDGWDTGSRGWGYRWDPKRALRLILRTQTTAVSARTLYARGEGEYMCFALDRVFRPENLDAKHSMEFYQLEGIIVGKDVTFRHLLGFFQEIAKRLNLGEVKVKPAYFPFTEPSVEGFIKHPKLGWIEVFPGGMFRPEMLRALGLRGVNVAAWGIGIDRIAMTVLGVDDIRLLFARDLSFIQRAPRPVPESLVR, from the coding sequence ATGCATCCCGGTGAGCATGGAGCGCCAATTTACCTCGTTGAGAGGCAGCGCAGAATAGCTCTCGAGGCTGTGAAGAGGAGCGTCGACGTCGACGAGCTCGCGCGCAAGCTGGGCGTCCCCCGAGAGAACCTGATGCGGGACATCGAGGAACTGAGAGCTAAGGGCTTGATTCTCGTGGAGAGAGTCGAGGAGCCCGCCCTCGTTCTAAGCGAGGAAGGCGAGAGGTACCTCCGCGAGGGGCTCCCGGAGAGAAGAGTGCTGGAGGTGCTCAGGAGATTCAGGAGCCTGGACAGGCGCGAGGTGGTAGCTCGGGCCGCGGAGCTCGGGCTGAAGCTTACTCCGCAGGAGGCGGAGATCGGCTTAGCGCAGCTTGCAGCCGCCGGAGCGGTCTCCTTTGCTGGGAGCGTGGTCTCGCTGAGCGAAGAGGAGCGGGGCGAGAGGAGAGTCAGGGAGGTGGAGGAGGCGCTCGAGGGCTTAGCGGGAGGGTTTGCACCCCGCGAGGATATAGCCGCGCTGCTGAGGCGCCGGAGGCTCGCAGAGCTCAAAAAGCGGGTTAAGCTGGTCTTGAGAGCCACCGAGGTTCTTTCGAAGCTCGCCAGCGAGGGCAGGATTCTCGAAGCGCGCGTAGTGACCGAGCTCACGCCTGAGCTCATTTCCAGCGGGGAGTGGAGGAGAGTTGTCTTCAAGCCCTTCGACCTGGCTGCTGAGCCTCCGACACCCTTCTTCGGCAGAAAGCACCCCTACCTCGAGTTCCTCGACTGGGTGAGGGAGATTCTCGTATCCATGGGCTTCGAGGAGATGAGGGGTCCTCACGTGGAGCTGGAGCTCTGGAACTTCGACGCCCTCTTCCAGGCCCAAGACCACCCAGCCCGGGAGATCCACGACACCTACTTCATCAAGGGGAACCTGCTGGGGCGGTGCGGCGACGAGGAGCTGCTCGAGCGGCTCGCGAGAGTCCACGAGGACGGCTGGGATACCGGCTCCAGAGGCTGGGGCTACAGGTGGGATCCGAAGCGCGCGCTCCGCCTGATACTCAGGACTCAGACCACAGCGGTGTCGGCCAGGACCCTCTACGCGAGAGGCGAGGGAGAATACATGTGCTTCGCGCTGGACAGGGTCTTCAGGCCGGAGAATCTCGACGCTAAGCACAGCATGGAGTTCTACCAGCTCGAGGGCATCATCGTGGGTAAGGATGTAACTTTCCGCCACCTCCTCGGCTTCTTCCAGGAGATTGCGAAGAGGCTGAACCTGGGCGAGGTGAAGGTGAAGCCGGCCTACTTCCCCTTCACGGAGCCCAGCGTGGAGGGCTTCATAAAGCACCCGAAGCTGGGCTGGATCGAGGTGTTCCCGGGAGGCATGTTCCGCCCCGAGATGCTGCGCGCGCTCGGCCTCAGGGGGGTGAACGTGGCGGCCTGGGGCATAGGCATTGACAGGATAGCGATGACTGTCCTGGGGGTGGACGATATCCGGCTGCTCTTCGCCCGCGACCTCTCGTTCATTCAGAGGGCTCCCAGGCCCGTGCCCGAAAGCCTCGTGAGGTGA